In Flammeovirgaceae bacterium 311, one DNA window encodes the following:
- a CDS encoding metalloprotease, with product MKKNLPFLTQLFLVVVFLLVQQSAFSQGQGNPKKKEIPQAARDHIKKNQQKLELTDEDVADLELSSETESKRNGVKHLYLKQLHQGIEIHGAITNISITKEGKVVQMGNRFHKEVGKKVKGNKAGLSAEEAVAAAARHLNTSITEPLSVKEKGNTKKQEVTFSTGGISLEPITARLVYQPMEDGSLRLAWEVSIYELDALNWWNIRLDANTGTVLDKDNMVVHCQFDNDGPGGVALHDNHSHTKMSPYVANAKTYTTTAAATTAAATTAAATNGYGVFPMPHESPSHGPRAFVNTSAANATASPAGWHTETRTRGYNVYAYEDPNNNNSFSQNYSPDGGSNYTFDFQADFSKQPVTYRDAAITNLFYWNNVIHDVWYQYGFDELSGNFQLNNYGRGGSQSDPVLAEAQDSRNIPATRNNANFSTNVDGFAPRMQMYLWSSPADPEMVTVVSPTVVVGAYTATQAAWGAQLSTTPLIGKLVVATDATAQPNEGCEAFTNAAAIAGNIAVVYRGSCNFTQKVQNAQAVGAIGVVVINNAPGDPIAMGGTPTTEITIPAVMIGQSGGALIREQLDAGVEVTVALKDDGKPEIDGDFDNGIITHEYGHGISNRLTGGPAVANCLGNAEQMGEGWSDWFGLMMTMKPGDTPEKVRGIGTYAQGQPTTGSGIRPAPYSTDFSVNSFTYAATNDPAISQPHGVGFVWATMLWDMTWDLIGQYGFDADLYNGKGGNNMAMQLVIDGLKMQQCRPGFVNGRDAILLADQLNYGGANQELIWRAFAKRGLGYSASQGLNTSRFDQDQAFDLPPVFACDAPEITVTPASTVFTGGDAKTIYLGYGPQSVRLTAIGDPTFVYSWSPAQGLSSTTVKNPVFTPTTEGTYTFTVTAVNDAACTRTASVTINVIDVRCGNKNNMVMICHKGLVDLCLNPKAIADHLSHGDVLGSCGTTAAVAFEESTAAEGISLVAVPNPFSSTGTIEFTMEEGGNYQLELRNRDGILISVLAKGTSKAGEVHAVELNRGNLPDGVYYGRLVTDKEAKFVRIMLAR from the coding sequence ATGAAAAAAAATTTACCGTTTCTGACACAACTGTTCCTGGTTGTTGTCTTTTTACTGGTGCAACAGTCCGCCTTTAGCCAGGGCCAGGGTAACCCTAAGAAAAAGGAGATTCCACAGGCTGCCCGTGACCATATCAAAAAGAACCAGCAGAAGCTTGAGCTAACAGATGAGGACGTTGCTGACCTGGAATTAAGCAGCGAGACCGAATCTAAGCGTAACGGGGTTAAGCACCTTTACCTCAAGCAACTGCACCAGGGCATCGAGATTCACGGTGCCATTACCAACATCAGCATAACCAAAGAAGGCAAGGTTGTGCAGATGGGCAACCGCTTCCACAAAGAAGTAGGCAAAAAAGTAAAGGGAAATAAAGCAGGCCTTAGCGCTGAAGAGGCGGTAGCCGCCGCAGCCAGGCACCTGAACACTTCCATCACCGAGCCTCTTTCTGTAAAAGAAAAGGGTAATACTAAAAAGCAGGAGGTAACCTTTAGCACAGGAGGCATCTCCCTGGAGCCCATCACTGCCAGACTGGTATACCAGCCCATGGAAGATGGCAGCCTGCGCCTGGCCTGGGAAGTATCTATCTATGAGCTGGACGCCCTGAACTGGTGGAACATACGCCTGGACGCTAACACCGGCACAGTACTGGACAAAGATAACATGGTAGTGCACTGCCAGTTCGATAACGACGGACCCGGTGGTGTTGCTCTTCATGACAATCACAGCCATACTAAAATGTCGCCATATGTAGCCAATGCAAAAACCTATACTACCACTGCGGCAGCTACCACTGCGGCAGCTACCACTGCGGCAGCTACCAATGGTTATGGTGTATTTCCCATGCCTCACGAAAGCCCCAGCCATGGCCCCCGCGCTTTTGTAAACACTTCAGCAGCAAATGCTACAGCATCTCCGGCCGGCTGGCATACAGAAACCAGAACACGCGGCTATAATGTGTATGCTTACGAAGATCCTAACAACAACAACAGCTTTTCCCAAAATTACAGCCCCGATGGCGGCTCCAACTACACCTTCGATTTTCAGGCTGACTTCAGCAAGCAACCTGTAACCTACAGAGATGCCGCCATCACCAACCTTTTTTACTGGAACAACGTGATTCATGACGTGTGGTACCAGTATGGCTTTGATGAACTAAGTGGTAACTTTCAGCTTAACAACTACGGCAGAGGCGGCAGCCAGAGTGATCCTGTTTTAGCCGAAGCACAGGACAGCAGAAACATTCCTGCTACCCGTAACAACGCCAACTTCTCTACTAATGTGGATGGATTTGCTCCAAGAATGCAAATGTACCTGTGGAGCAGCCCGGCCGACCCTGAAATGGTCACTGTTGTATCTCCAACTGTAGTAGTCGGCGCTTATACTGCCACTCAGGCAGCCTGGGGCGCACAGCTTTCCACCACTCCTTTAATTGGCAAGCTGGTAGTAGCAACAGATGCTACTGCCCAGCCGAACGAAGGCTGCGAAGCCTTTACCAATGCAGCAGCCATTGCAGGCAACATTGCTGTGGTTTACAGAGGTAGCTGTAATTTCACACAAAAAGTGCAAAATGCCCAGGCAGTCGGTGCCATTGGGGTAGTGGTCATTAACAATGCTCCCGGCGATCCGATTGCAATGGGCGGTACACCAACCACTGAAATCACCATCCCTGCTGTAATGATAGGCCAAAGCGGCGGTGCCCTGATCAGGGAACAACTTGATGCGGGTGTAGAAGTAACCGTAGCCCTTAAAGATGATGGCAAGCCAGAAATTGATGGCGACTTCGACAACGGAATCATCACCCACGAGTACGGCCATGGCATCTCTAACCGCCTTACTGGTGGCCCTGCCGTAGCAAACTGTCTTGGCAATGCCGAGCAGATGGGCGAAGGCTGGAGCGACTGGTTTGGCCTGATGATGACCATGAAGCCTGGTGACACACCTGAAAAAGTAAGAGGCATTGGCACCTATGCGCAGGGCCAGCCAACTACCGGCAGTGGTATCAGACCTGCTCCTTACTCTACCGACTTTTCGGTAAACAGCTTTACCTATGCTGCCACAAACGATCCGGCCATTTCACAGCCTCATGGTGTTGGCTTTGTATGGGCTACCATGCTTTGGGACATGACCTGGGATCTCATCGGCCAGTATGGTTTTGATGCAGACTTGTACAATGGAAAAGGCGGCAATAACATGGCCATGCAGCTGGTGATTGACGGACTTAAAATGCAGCAGTGCAGACCAGGCTTTGTGAACGGCCGTGACGCTATCTTGCTGGCAGACCAGCTGAACTACGGTGGCGCCAACCAGGAGCTGATCTGGAGAGCGTTTGCAAAAAGAGGCCTGGGCTACAGTGCGAGCCAGGGCTTAAACACAAGCAGATTCGACCAGGATCAGGCATTTGACCTGCCTCCGGTTTTTGCCTGCGATGCTCCTGAAATCACTGTAACGCCTGCTTCTACAGTATTTACAGGCGGTGATGCCAAAACAATCTACTTAGGATATGGCCCGCAGAGCGTAAGGTTAACTGCTATCGGCGATCCTACATTTGTCTACAGCTGGTCTCCGGCACAGGGATTAAGCAGCACCACTGTTAAAAACCCGGTGTTTACACCAACCACTGAAGGCACTTATACCTTCACTGTAACAGCCGTTAACGATGCAGCATGTACCCGTACTGCTTCTGTTACCATCAATGTAATTGATGTTCGCTGTGGCAATAAAAACAACATGGTAATGATTTGTCACAAAGGTCTGGTGGACCTGTGCTTAAATCCTAAAGCAATAGCAGACCACCTTTCTCATGGCGATGTACTTGGCAGCTGTGGCACAACTGCAGCTGTTGCATTCGAAGAGAGCACTGCAGCTGAAGGCATTAGCCTGGTGGCAGTTCCAAATCCATTCAGCAGCACCGGTACCATTGAATTCACCATGGAAGAAGGTGGCAATTACCAGCTTGAGCTGCGCAACAGAGATGGTATACTGATCAGCGTACTGGCCAAAGGAACCAGCAAAGCCGGAGAAGTACATGCTGTTGAGTTGAACAGAGGCAACCTGCCGGATGGCGTTTACTATGGCCGCCTGGTTACGGATAAAGAGGCTAAGTTTGTTCGCATCATGCTTGCAAGATAA